The Rhodohalobacter sp. SW132 genome has a segment encoding these proteins:
- the nuoF gene encoding NADH-quinone oxidoreductase subunit NuoF has product MSTADWKNYEPVLIPNTKDLHKIDVYQQNGGYSALKSVLTDKKKWEGPSDVINEVKAANIRGRGGAGFNAGLKWSFMPPADGGPRYLACNGDESEPGTFKDRKIFEYNPHVFIEGALIAAYAMEITSIYVYIRGEYKDYIDMMQKAVDDAYEKGFIGEDILGSGYSVDFYVHSGAGAYICGEETSMLESLEGKRGYPRVKPPFPAQKGLWGRPTTINNIETLSHVVPVINKGADWFAGIGAKNHPGPILYGISGHVNRPGVYELPSGIPVLELINDVAGGMRNGKQLKAVIPGGSSTPILRADQLDGVTMDSDSLREVGTMLGTAGMVVMDEDTDMVDMLWRIAHFYHHESCGQCTPCRDGTGWLEKILLKIKNGDGEIKDLDLLLDITTQMEGRTICALADAAAWPVRHTINRFRDEFEARCKKSVHAIA; this is encoded by the coding sequence ATGAGCACAGCAGACTGGAAAAATTACGAACCTGTATTGATACCTAATACTAAAGATCTGCACAAGATCGACGTGTATCAGCAGAATGGCGGATACAGTGCTCTGAAAAGTGTACTAACTGATAAAAAGAAGTGGGAAGGCCCGTCTGATGTCATAAATGAAGTGAAGGCGGCAAATATTCGCGGACGAGGAGGAGCCGGGTTCAATGCCGGTTTAAAATGGTCGTTCATGCCGCCGGCTGACGGCGGACCGCGTTATCTTGCCTGCAATGGAGATGAGTCGGAGCCGGGTACATTCAAAGACAGAAAAATCTTTGAGTATAACCCACATGTATTTATTGAAGGAGCTCTTATTGCTGCATATGCGATGGAAATCACCTCAATCTATGTTTATATCCGAGGTGAATACAAAGATTACATCGATATGATGCAAAAAGCTGTGGATGATGCTTACGAAAAAGGTTTTATCGGCGAGGATATTTTAGGATCCGGCTACAGCGTTGATTTTTATGTCCACTCCGGTGCAGGTGCATATATCTGCGGTGAGGAGACTTCCATGCTCGAATCTCTTGAAGGAAAACGAGGATACCCGCGGGTAAAACCTCCGTTTCCAGCTCAAAAAGGATTATGGGGCCGTCCTACCACAATCAACAATATTGAAACGCTCTCGCATGTCGTTCCTGTGATTAATAAAGGAGCGGACTGGTTTGCCGGTATCGGTGCCAAAAATCATCCCGGACCCATTCTTTACGGAATTTCCGGTCATGTAAACCGCCCCGGTGTATACGAACTGCCATCCGGAATCCCTGTTCTTGAACTTATCAATGATGTGGCCGGAGGAATGCGTAATGGCAAGCAATTGAAAGCTGTCATTCCAGGTGGTTCTTCCACGCCGATTTTGCGGGCAGATCAGCTGGATGGTGTTACCATGGACAGCGATTCACTCCGTGAAGTGGGAACCATGCTTGGAACTGCCGGGATGGTGGTTATGGATGAAGATACCGACATGGTTGATATGCTATGGAGAATAGCACATTTTTATCATCATGAATCTTGCGGCCAATGCACACCCTGCCGTGACGGCACCGGGTGGCTTGAAAAAATCTTATTGAAAATTAAAAACGGCGACGGCGAAATCAAAGATCTTGATCTGCTGCTGGACATCACCACGCAGATGGAAGGACGAACAATATGCGCCCTCGCTGATGCCGCTGCCTGGCCTGTACGACATACTATTAATCGATTCAGAGATGAATTTGAAGCCAGGTGTAAAAAATCTGTACACGCAATCGCATAA